The genomic region AGCAGCATGGGCACGAAGGAGGCCAGCATCACGCCCGGAGCGTAGATCCCGACGAGCGCCACGATCGGCCCGAGGACGGCGGCGAGGGAGTAGGCGGGCGAGGTGGAGTTCAGGCCGATGACGAGCGCGTCCAGGAAACCGATCGCGTTGGCCTTGAGCCCCGCATCGGTCATGGGCCCCGCGTTGTCCGCAGGCCCGCTCCGCGGTCCGCCGCCACCGCCCGCACCACCCGTGTCGCCGGTGCCGTCCGCACCGCCCGCACCGTCGTCGGCCATGTACGCATCCTCGCCCGCGCCCGGCCGCCGCGCGAGGCGGAATGCCCCCTACGGGCGGATGTTCCAGCCCGCGATCACCGGAAGCCCGTGCTCCGTGGAGAGGACGCTGACCGTGCCGGTGCGCAGCAGGAACAGCCTGCCGTCCGCGGGGTCCAGGCCCAGATAGCGGGCGGTGAGCACGCGCAGGAAGTGGCCGTGGGCGACGAGTACCGCGTTGCCGCCGTCGGCGCGGAGCACCGGGGCGACGCGGGCCAGGGCGCGGTCCGCGCGGGCGCCCACCTCCGCGGCGCTCTCGCCGGGGTGCGCCGCGTCACCGGGCGGGACGCCATGGGTCCACAGGGACCAGCCGGGCGTGCTCCGCTGGATCTCCGCGGTGGTGACGCCCTCGTAGCCGCCGTAGTCCCACTCGCAGAGGTCGGGGTCGGTGACCGCGCCGGTGAGCCCAGCGAGTTCGGCCGTGGCGACGGCCCGGCGCAGCGGGCTGGTCAGCACCAGCGCCGGGTGGCGGTCCAGGAAGAAGGGAGCGAGGGAGACGGCCTGCTCGACCCCGCTCGCGGTCAGCGGGACGTCGGTCCGCCCGGTGTGCCGCCCGTCGGCGCTCCACGCCGTCTCCCCGTGTCTCACCAGCAGCAGGTCGCTCATCCTCCGGACCCTAAGCCCTCCGGCATGTCGGTGCCGGAGCACCGGGGCGGGCGTGTCACTGTCGGGCCTCATGAACGAGGGTGCGCATCCGGTGCGTCCGTCCCTGGCCGGGCTGATGATCGTCCTGACCGCGGTCACGGGGCTGATCGAGGCGGTGAGCCTGCTGGCCCTCGGGCCGGTGTTCACCTCGATGCAGACCGGCAATGTGCTCTTCCTGGCGTTCGGGCTCGCGCGGCAGGGCAACCTGCCGGCGCTGTCGGCCGCGGCCTCGGTGATGGCGTTCGCCGTCGGGGCGATGTGCGCGGCGCGGATGGAGTCGGCCTCGGAGGCCCGGGGATGGCGCTGGGCCGAGCTCGGCCTGTACGTGGAGGCCGCGCTGATCCTGGCCGGTGCGGCGACCGGATGGGGTGTGGCGCCGCGTTTCGGGCACCCGAGCGCCGAGCATCTGGCGGTGACCGGGATGCTGGCGGCGGCGATGGGCATCCGGACGGTGACGAGCATGCGGGTCGACGTGCCCGGCGTGCCGACGACCCTGATCACCCGGTCCCTCACCGCGCTGATCGGCAGCTCGGCCCTGGGGCATGACAGCGCCTTCGGGTACGGGACGGGAGCCTGGGCGCGCCGGGCCGGGGCGGTGCTGGCGATGTTCGCGGGCGGGCTGACCGGGGCCCTGCTGATCGGCGCCGGGTGGACGGTGGGCGCGCTGCTGCTGCCCGCGGCGGCGGCGGTCCTCGCGGTGGGCCTGAGCCACCGCGCCCTGCCGCTGCGGCACAGTGCCTAGTCTTTCCCGGAGCCCGTCCGGAAGTCCTTTCCAGGAGTCCGTTCCGGGAGTCCTTCCGCGGAATATCGATGCGGAAACGATGCGACTTTGACCGCCCCGCCGCGGCGACGAGGCTCGGGCCATGGACGACAACGGGCCCGAAAGGCTCGACGAACGCGTCGCGGCCGGTTTCGTGGCCGGCGCGGACGACTGTGTGGAGACGGTCTACCGGCGCTGGCGGCCGCTGGTCCACGCCCTGGCCCGGCGTGCGCTGGGCGACGAGCGGGAGGCCGAGGACGTGACCCAGCAGGTCTTCCTCGCCGCCTGGCACGGCCGCCACGGCTACCGGCCGGGACCCGGCGGGCTGGGTGCCTGGCTCACCGGGATCACCCGGCACAAGGTGGCCGACGCACTGCGGGCACGTACCCGTCGGGCCGAGGCGGCCGCCGCCGCGCGCGCCTGCCACGACCTGGCCCCGTACCCCGGCACGGCGGCACGGCCGGAGCTGGAGCCCGAGCGGGTCGTGGACCGGGTGCTGGTCCTCGGGGAACTGGCCCGGCTGCCATCGGCCCAGCAGCGGGTGATGCGCCTCGCCTTCTACGGGGACCTGACGCAGTCGCAGATCGCGGACCGCACCGGACTGCCGCTGGGCACCGTCAAGAGCCATATGCGGCGGGCCCTGCACGGCCTGCGCCGGTCACTGGAGGCGCGTCCGCCACCGGCGCGGCGATGACCTCCAGGCCCGAGCGCAGTCCGAACAGCCGCTCGGTGCGCGGGGCCTGACTGCCCGCGCCCCAGCCGGGTCCCGCGAGCAGCACCGTCGGGTGGCCCCGGGCGCCGCGCAGGCCCCACTCGATGCCCGCGGCCGAACGGGCCAGCGCCGCGTCCGCGGTGGTCCGGGACTGGGACCACAGCACGAGGGCCCGCGGTCCGGTCCGGCGTACGGCGTCGCGCAGGGCGCCCGGGGGCAGGTCGGCTCCGAACATCCTCACCGGCACGCCCCGTTCGCCGAGGGCCGCGGCCAGCGCCTCGATCGGCAGGCTGTGCTGCTCCCCCGGCACGCACGCGAGGAGCACCGGTGGGACGTCCGGGTGCGATGGCGTCCGGACCGGCCGGATCCGGCGCAGGGCCGAGGAGACGTGCCAGGAGAGCAGGTGCTCCACCTCCACGTATCGCTCCCCCGCCGTGGCCCATTTGCGGCCCACCGCGTGCAGGGTCGGCGCGATGACCTCCTCCCACGCGGTGACCAGGCCGTGTTCCGCGAGGGCGGCGTCCAGCAGATCCTCCACGGCCGGCGCGTCCAGCCGTACGGCGGCCCGTGAGAGCCCTCTGCGCTGCTGCCGGACCTCCCCGAGGGGAAGCGAGCCCGGGCCGCCCGGGTCCGGACCCGCCGTGCGGGCATCGGCGCGCGCGGCGGCTTCGTCCCGCACGGCCCGGGCCGCCTCGGCCGGGGGCACGCCCCGCGCGGTGAGCCGGCACATCAGTTCCAGCCGGGCGATGTCCTGCGCGGTCCAGCGGCGGTGGCGCCCGCCTTCCCGGTGGGCCGGGCCGATCGCGTACCGGCGCTCCCAGGAGCGCAGCGTGGTCGGCGAGACCCCGAGGCGCCGGGCGACGGCGCCGGTGCTGAGGCCGGCGGCCGGAAGGTCCTGCGGTGGTTCGGGCTGCGGCACGGACGGCACCCGCCCACGATACGACGGGTGGCCGGCGCGCGAGGGCTCAGCCGGTCCCGCGCCCCCGCCGGAAGCGGTCGAGGCCGTCGGCGAGCTCCACCACCGGGTCCGGGTAGTCGTACCGCGCCCGTTCCAGGCCCTGCAGCCGCCACGGCTCGTGCACCTGCGGGGCGGGGAGCCCGGCGAGCTCCGGCACCCAGCGGTGGACGTAACGGCCCTGCGGGTCGTACCGCAGGCCCTGCCGGACGGGGTTGAGCACCCGGTTGGGGCGGGTGTCGGTGCCCGTGCCCGCGGTCCACTGCCAGTTGAGCTGGTTGTTGGCGAGGTCCCCGTCGACCAGGAGGTCCAGGAAGTGGCGCGCCCCGGTCCGCCAGTCGACGTACAGCGTCTTGGTGAGGAAGCTCGCGGCGAGCAGGCGGCCGCGGCCCGGCATCCAGCCCTCGTGACGCAGCTGGCGCATCGCGGCGTCCACCACCGGGTAGCCGGTGCGGCCCTCCTTCCAGGCCTCGGTCTCCTCCTCGGCGGCCGCGCCGGTGCGCCACCGGTCCTGCCGGGCGCGGTAGTCCTCGGCGGCGGCCTCGGGGCGGGCGGCGAGGACCTGGTGGTGGAAGTCGCGCCAGCAGAGCTGCCGGACGAAGGCCTCGGCGCCGGGCCCGCCCGCGGCACGGGCCCGGTGGACCGCCTCGGCGGCCGAGAGGGTGCCGAAGTGCAGGTGCGGGGAGAGCCTGGAGGTGGCGTCCCCGGCCAGGTCGTCGTGGGTGTCCTCGTAGCGGGTGATGCCGGAGCGCAGCCAGTTCGCCAGGAGCCGGCGGGCCTCGGTCTCGCCGCCGCGGGCCAGGCCCGGGGAGACGCCGGTGAGGGCGCCGCGCACGGGCAGCGGCTCGGAGCCGACGCCTTCGGGGAGCCGGACGGTACGGGGCGCCGCGGCGACGGGCCGCGGCGGCAGTTCGGCCCAGCGGCGGAAGTACGGCGTGAAGACGGCGAAGTGGTCGGAGCCGGCGGGCAGGACGGCTCCGGGGGCGACGGCCGTGACCACCGTGTCGTGCACATGGAGCCGGCGGCCCTCGGCTTCGAGGGCGGTGCGCAGCCGCTCCTCGCGGGCGTGGGCGTAGCCGCTGACCCCGGCGGCCATGTGCACCTCGTCGGCGTCGGTCTCCCGTACGAGTGCGCAGACCTCCCGGACGGCGTCCCCGGAGCGGATCACGAGGCGGCCGCCGCGCTCGCGCAGTCCGGCGTCGAGGTCGGCGAGGCAGTCGGCGAGGAAGGCCTGGCGGTTGGGCGGGGCGAATCCGGCGGCCGCGAGGGCGCGGTCGCGGACGAAGAGCGGGACCACCCGGTCGCAGGAGGAGAGGGCCGCGCGCAGCGGCGGATGGTCGTGCAGGCGCAGGTCGGAGGTGAACAGGACCACCGCTACGTTCATGGCTCTCGCTCCTCGTCGGGCTGGGGAGGACGGCTGTCGTGCGGTACTTCGGCCACGGGGGCCCCGCCGGATGCAGGAGATGCGGGGGATGCATGAGACGGGAGGCCATCGGCCGTGTCCGGACGTTCGGCGGCGCGGGCGATGTTGCGGGCCATCCCGCCGAAGACCACGGCGTGGAAGGGGGACACGCTCCACCAGTACATGTGGCCGAGCAGTCCGTGCGGGTGGAACAGCGCCCGCTGCCGGTAGCGCGCGCGACCGCTCTCGGGGCAGGGGTCCACGTACATCTCCAGCCAGGCCAGGCCGGGCAGCCGCATCTCGGCGCGCAGGCGCAGCAGCCGCCCCGGCTCGATCTCCTCCACCCGCCAGAAGTCGAGGGAATCGCCCACGCGCAGCCGGGTCGCGTCGCGGCGGCCGCGGCGGATGCCGACCCCGCCGACGAGCCGGTCCAGCCAGCCCCGTACGGACCAGGCCAGCGGGAAGGAGTACCAGCCGTTCTCCCCGCCGATGCCCTCCACCACCCGCCACAGCGCGCCGGGCGAGGCCTCGACGGCCTTCTGCCGCCGGTCGGTGTAGAGGCTGCCGCCCGCCCAGTCAGGGTCCGTGGGCAGCGGGTCGCTGGGCGCGCCCGGCACGGAGGCGGAGGACCAGCGGGTGGTCACCTCGGCTTCCCGCACCCGCCGGAGGGCCAGCGACAGGGCCCGGTCGACCCCGATCGGCGTGCCGGGCGGGTCAGGAACGTGGCGCGCGATGTCGTGCTCCGCGCAGACCACCTCGTGGCGCAGTGATTCGGCGAGCGGCCTGGCCAGCGCCCGCGGTACGGGGGTGACCAGGCCGATCCACAGGCTGGACAGGCCGGGGGTGAGCATCGGGACGCGCAGGATGAGCCGGTGGGGCAGCTCGGCGACGGCGGCGTAGCGGCGCATCATCTCCTCGTACGTGACCACGTCCGGGCCGCCGATGTCGAAGGCCCGGTTCACCTCCGGCGGCATGGCGGCGCTGCCGACGAGGTAGCGCAGGACGTCGCGCACGGCGATGGGCTGGCAGCGGGTGCCGACCCAGCTGGGGGTCACCATGACGGGCAGCCGTTCGGTGAGGTAGCGCAGCATCTCGAAGGAGGCGGACCCGGAGCCGATGATGACGGCGGCACGCAGGACGGTGGCCGGTACGGGACCGGCGAGGAGGATCTCGCCGACCTCCGCTCGGGATCGCAGGTGCGGGGAGAGCTCGCGGACGGGGATGCCGGTGGGGGTGAGCCCGCCGAGGTAGACGATGCGGCGGACGCCGGCGCCGTGGGCCTGCTCGGCGAAGATGCGGGCGGCGGCGCGGTCGCGCTCCTCGAATCCGGAGCCGCCGCCGAGGGCGTGCACGAGGTAGTAGGCCACGTCGATGCCTTCCAGGGCCTCGGCCACAGACCGCGGGTCGGTGGCGTCGCCGCGGACGGTCTCGGCCTGTCCGGCCCAGGGGTGGTCGCGGAGTTTCTCCGGGGACCGGGCCAGGCAGCGGACGCGGTGTCCGGCGCCCAGGAGCTCGGGAACGAGCCGGCCTCCGATGTAGCCGGTGGCGCCGGTGACCAGGCAGTTCAGACCTGACATGGCTCGCTCCGCTCGTGGATCCGGTTCCGAGTGCCGACCAGAACACAGTCGCCCCTCGCACCCGGGAGTGCCATGCGGGCCGCCCCGCGGTTCACCCGCCTCGGCAAGATCCGGGTGAACCGGGCCATTGGTACAGTCGCGGCATGGCGGTGGACGAGCTCGACACCAGAATCCTGCGCCTGCTGATCGAGCAGCCGCGGACCAGCGTCCGCGAGTACGCCCGGATCCTCGGGGTCGCGCGGGGCACCCTCCAGGCCCGTCTGGACCGGCTGGAGCGCACCGGGGTGATCACCGGGACGGGGCCCGTCCTCTCGCCCGCCGCTCTGGGGCATCCGGTGCTGGCCTTCGTACACATCGAGGTGACCCAGGGGCATCTGGACGACGTGGGTGACGCGCTGGCCGCCGTCCCCGAGATCATCGAGGCGTTCTCGATCACCGGTGGCGGGGATCTGCTGACGCGGGTGGCCGCCCGGGACAACGCGCATCTGGAAGACGTGATCCAGCGGCTGATCCAGCTCCCGGGCGTGGTCCGCACGCGCACGGAGGTGGCCCTGCGCGAGCGGGTTCCGCACCGGCTGCTGCCGCTGGTCGAGTCCGTGGGACGGGCCGCCCGCACGAGCCGACAGCATGACCGGACAGGACAGGACCGGCAGGACGGGCGCAGCGGATGATCTCCGTCATATTCGATCTCGACGGCACCCTCGTGGACAGCGAGCCGAACTACTACGAATCGGGACGCCGCACCCTCCGGCAGCACGGGGTTCCCGATTTCACCTGGGAGGAACACTCCCGGTTCATCGGCATCGGCACCCTGGAAACGCTGGAGACCCTGAAGGACCGGTACGGCATCCGGGCGCCGGTCGAGCAGCTGCTCGCCGAGCAGAACGCCGCCTACCTGGAGCTGGCCCGCGCCGGGACCGAAGCCTTCCCCGAAATGCGGAAGTTCGTGGAGCGGCTGCATGCCGAGGGCGTGGCGATGGCGGTGGCCTCCGGCTCCTCGCGCGCGGCGATCGACGCGGTGCTGGCCGGCACCGGGCTGGACGCCCTGCTGACGACGGTCGTCTCCGCCGAGGAGGTCGCGCACGGCAAGCCCGCCCCGGACGTGTTCCTGGAGGCGGCCCGCCGGCTGGGCGCCGGCCCCGCCGACTGCGTGGTCGTCGAGGACGCGGCCCCGGGCGCGCTGGCCGCCCTCGCCGCGGGCATGGACTGCGTGGCGGTCCCGTACGTGACGGACACCGCGCACGATCCGGCCTTCGCGACCGCCGGGCTGCTCTTCGCGGGCGGGCAACGGGAGTTCACCGCGGCCGCGGCGTACGACTGGCTCGCCGCGCGCGTGGCCACCTGACCCGTCGCGGCACTCGCACGGGGATCGGCGAACGGCGCGGCGACGCTCTGGCGCCCGGTCCCGACGGCTGCCACCATGCCTGCGTGACCGCCACCACGCTGCCCCGGGGTGCCGGGCACGGGCCGCGTCCATGGCCCCTGCTCGGGAATCTGCCCGCCTTCGCCCGTGACCCGCTGGCCTTCTTCGAGTCCCTGCGCGACGAGTACGGCGACTGGGTGCCGTGGTCGCTGGGCCCGCAGCGCAATGTGCTGGTCTCACGGCCCGAGCACGTCGGTGAGCTGCTCGGCGCCGTGGAGGGCACCTTCAAGCCGATGGAACTGGGCTGGGCCTTCCACCAGTTGCTCGGCGAGGGGGTGGTCGTCGCCACCGGCGACGACTGGCGGCGCAAACGGGCCCTGGTCCAGCCCGCCGTGCGGCCGCGCCAGGTCCGCTCGTACGCCGCGACGATGGTGGAGTGCGCGGACGCGCTGGCCGGCGGCTGGGCCGAGGGCGAACGGATCGACGTACACCGGGAGATGGCCGGACTCACCCAGCGGATCGCGGTGCGCACGCTGTTCGGGAGCGACGCCGCCGGCCGGGAGGCGCCCATCAGCGCGGCCATGGCCACGGCCCAGCGGGAGCTGGGAGCCGAGTTCCGGGGGCTGACCCTGTTCCTGCCGCCGTGGGTACGGACGCCCGGGCGGCGCCGGATGCGGGAGGCGGTGGCGGTCCTCGACCGCGAGATCGCGCACGTCATCGGCGAGCACGAGGCGGCCACGGCGGCCGGGGCCGAGCGCGACGACCTGCTGAGCCGGCTGCTCGCCGCCCGCGACGAGCACGGCGCCCCGCTCTCCCGCAAGCAGCTCCGGGACGAGTCGATCACCCTCTACATCGGCGGCCACGAGACCACCTCGACCACCCTGACCTGGGCCTGGCAGCTGCTGTCGGGGGCGCCCGAGGCGCGGGCCCGGCTGACCGAGGAGCTGGACCGGGTGCTCGGCGGACGGCTGCCCACGTACGACGACTACGACCGGCTGCCGTGGACCCGGCAGGTGGTCAAGGAGGCGCTGCGGATCTATCCGCCGATCTGGCTGATCTCCGCGGTGGCCGTGGAGGGCGCGAGCATCGGCGGGCGGCCGGTTCCCGCGGGGACGGCGGTGTGGACCAGCCCGTGGTCGATGCACCGGGACGAGCGCTGGTTCCCGGGTCCGGAGGACTTCCGCCCCGAGCGGTGGGACGCGGACGCCCCGCACCCGGTGCCGGAACACGCCTGGTTCCCCTTCGGCGGCGGCCCGCGGGCCTGCCTGGGGGCGCGGTTCGCGCTGGTGGAGGCCGCGCTCCTGCTGGCGGTGCTGGGGCAGCGGTTCCACCTGGACAGCGGGAGCGGGCGGGCCGCGGTGTTCCCGGGGCTCACCCTCCAGCCGGCCGGGCCGGTCCTGGCGACGCTGCGCCGCCCGGGCCGGCCCGGTGGTGGCCGCGGCCGCTGACGCCCTGAGCCGGCAGACGGCCGCGGGAAGATCCCGCAGCCGTCGCGAGTTGGTAGAACCGTGAACAATGTGACGTGGAACGTGGACGTGGCGGTCATCGGCGCTGGACAGGCCGGCCTGTCCAGCGCGTACCACCTGACGCGGGCGGGGATCGACCACGTGGTCCTGGACCACGCGCCCCGACCGGGCGGGGCCTGGCAGTTCCGCTGGCCCTCGCTCACCTACGGCAGGGTCCACGGGATGCACGCCCTGCCCGGCATGGAGCTGACGGGCGCCGACCCGCTGCGCCCGTCGTCCCAGGTGATCGGGGAGTACTTCGCCGCCTACGAGGAACACTTCGGCCTGCGCGTACGGCGCCCCGTGGACGTGTCGGCCGTACGCGAGGGGGACGCCGGACGGCTGCGCGTGGAGACCTCGGCCGGGGACTGGTCGGCCCGGGCCCTGATCAACGCCACCGGGACCTGGGACCGGCCGTTCTGGCCACGCTACCCCGGCCAGGAGACCTTCCGGGGCCGCCAACTGCACACGGCGAACTACCCGGGGCCCCGCGAGTTCGCCGGGGCCCGGGTGATCGTGGCGGGCGGCGGCACCTCGGCGGTGCAGCACCTGCTGGAGATCTCCGAGGTGGCCGCGGAGACCACCTGGGTGACACGGCGGCCCCCGGTCTTCCGCGACGGGAGCTTCGGCGAGGCCGAGGGCCGGGCGGCGGTGGCTCTGGTGGACGAGCGGGTCCGCCGGGGACTGCCGCCGCACAGCGTGGTGAGCGTGACCGGGCTCCCGCTGAACGAGGCCGTCCGGGCCGGGCTGGCGTCGGGAGTGCTCGACCGCCGACCCATGTTCGACCGGATCACCGCCACCGGTGCGACCTGGGCGGACGGCAGTCACGTGGACGCGGACGTCATCCTGTGGGCCACCGGCTTCCGCGCGGCCGTCGACCACCTGGCGCCGCTCCGGCTGCGCGAACCGGGCGGCGGCATCCGGATCGACGGGACCCGGGCGGTGCGCGACGAGCGGGTCCACCTGGTCGGCTACGGCCCGTCGGCATCGACGATCGGCGCCAACCGGGCGGGCGGAGCCGCGGTCCGCGAGATCCGCCGCCTCCTGGACGGCGAGCGGGCGGGCGAGCCGGTCGCAGCCCCCGTGGGCTGAGCCCGCTGCGGGACCCTCAGTCTCAGTCGGCCTCCTGTTCGTCGATGGGGAAGATCCGGTCCGGGGCGCCGCCGGCCGCGCGGTCCTCCCGGGTCGGGTACACCCAGCCCATCCCGTCGCGCACGGCCAGAACGGGATCGGTCCAGTTCTCGGTGTCCTCCGGGACGAGGATGCGCGTGGTGCCCCGCTCCGCGTCGTGGATCAGGAGCGAGACGATGTTGTACAGCTGGGAGCCCATGGGGCCGAGCCCCTGCTCGGGGTGATCCTTCGGGCCCTCTATCCGGATCGTGAAGAAGCGCTCGTCCACCCAGAAACCGCCCTTGTCCAGCCACTGGCCCTCCCCCACGCGGACGCCGTCCACCCAGAGCCGCGCTTCGGCCGGGTGGTCGCGGAACAGGAGCACCGACCGGTGGTTGTCGCCGTCGGCGAAGGTCACGTCGATCTCCCGCTTGGACCAGCAGTCGATGAAGCTGCTGCACGCCCCGGGTATCCCTCCGTACCGATAGCTCGCGAGCTTTTCGCCCGGCGGTACGACGGGATCCTGACTGCAGATCTCGGCGAAGCGGCAGGCCCGGTCGACACGCCGGGTGCAGCCGAGCCCCATCGCCGCGATGTCGCGCGCCGCGGCCTGCGAGAGCAGTTCCCCCAGCCGTTCCACGTACCGTTCCTCGCCGACCAGGGCGGTCAGTTCGACCTCGTCGAACCACCAGTGGATCAGGTCCACTCCGACGGGGGAACGCGCCAGCCAGCCCTGCCACTCGACCGCGCTGCGACCCCACCGTTCGACCATGCGCTGGTGTCCCGCCCGCTCGGCTGCCGCGGCGGCCTCCGCGGCAGCGTCCATGCGCTGCTGAATGCGCTTTCCGATCGACTCCGCGTCGAACGCGAGCTCGCCCGTCGTTTCCGCGCTCGTTTCCGCGCTCGCTTCAGCCTTCGTTTTCGCTCTCCATGGCCATTTCACGGTTCGCCCCCTGGGTCCACGCACTCGGCAGGCCGCCGATCGTAGAACCGTCACGGGGTCGACCGCGCCTCATTTCCCGGTGGCAGCCCCCTGGCCTGCGCGGGAACCCGCTTGGCCCCGGAGCCGGTTGAAGTCGGCCACGTGTTTGCGGTGTTCGTCGTAGGTCACCGAGAAGCGGGTGTCGCCCGGTTTGACGGTGACGAAGTAGAGCCATTTGCCGGACGTCGGTGCGACCGCTGCCGCCATGGCGTGCAGGCCGGGGCTGTCGATCGGGGTGGGCGGGAGCCCCTGGCGCTCGTAGGTGTTGAAGGGGCTGTCGATCCGGGTGTCGCTCAGCCTGGTGTCCACCGTGCTGCGGTTCAGCGCGTAGTTGATGGTGGAATCCATCTGGAGCGGCATCGACTTCGCCAGCCGGTTGTGCACCACCCGGGCGACCTTGCCCATGTCGGCGGGGCCGTCGGCTTCCGCTTCGATGATGCTGGCCAGGGTGGCCGTCTGGTACGGGGTCATCCCGTGGGCCTTGCCGCCGTCCGCGACGGCCTGGGTGGCGAGGTTCCGGTTCGTCGTCTGCACCATGTACGCGAGGAGCCCGCCCGGGGTGGTCTTCGAGGTCACCGGG from Streptomyces sp. NBC_00190 harbors:
- a CDS encoding cryptochrome/photolyase family protein, with the translated sequence MNVAVVLFTSDLRLHDHPPLRAALSSCDRVVPLFVRDRALAAAGFAPPNRQAFLADCLADLDAGLRERGGRLVIRSGDAVREVCALVRETDADEVHMAAGVSGYAHAREERLRTALEAEGRRLHVHDTVVTAVAPGAVLPAGSDHFAVFTPYFRRWAELPPRPVAAAPRTVRLPEGVGSEPLPVRGALTGVSPGLARGGETEARRLLANWLRSGITRYEDTHDDLAGDATSRLSPHLHFGTLSAAEAVHRARAAGGPGAEAFVRQLCWRDFHHQVLAARPEAAAEDYRARQDRWRTGAAAEEETEAWKEGRTGYPVVDAAMRQLRHEGWMPGRGRLLAASFLTKTLYVDWRTGARHFLDLLVDGDLANNQLNWQWTAGTGTDTRPNRVLNPVRQGLRYDPQGRYVHRWVPELAGLPAPQVHEPWRLQGLERARYDYPDPVVELADGLDRFRRGRGTG
- a CDS encoding HAD family hydrolase, with the protein product MISVIFDLDGTLVDSEPNYYESGRRTLRQHGVPDFTWEEHSRFIGIGTLETLETLKDRYGIRAPVEQLLAEQNAAYLELARAGTEAFPEMRKFVERLHAEGVAMAVASGSSRAAIDAVLAGTGLDALLTTVVSAEEVAHGKPAPDVFLEAARRLGAGPADCVVVEDAAPGALAALAAGMDCVAVPYVTDTAHDPAFATAGLLFAGGQREFTAAAAYDWLAARVAT
- a CDS encoding MerR family transcriptional regulator, with the protein product MPSVPQPEPPQDLPAAGLSTGAVARRLGVSPTTLRSWERRYAIGPAHREGGRHRRWTAQDIARLELMCRLTARGVPPAEAARAVRDEAAARADARTAGPDPGGPGSLPLGEVRQQRRGLSRAAVRLDAPAVEDLLDAALAEHGLVTAWEEVIAPTLHAVGRKWATAGERYVEVEHLLSWHVSSALRRIRPVRTPSHPDVPPVLLACVPGEQHSLPIEALAAALGERGVPVRMFGADLPPGALRDAVRRTGPRALVLWSQSRTTADAALARSAAGIEWGLRGARGHPTVLLAGPGWGAGSQAPRTERLFGLRSGLEVIAAPVADAPPVTGAGRAGPAAYGS
- a CDS encoding YoaK family protein, with the protein product MNEGAHPVRPSLAGLMIVLTAVTGLIEAVSLLALGPVFTSMQTGNVLFLAFGLARQGNLPALSAAASVMAFAVGAMCAARMESASEARGWRWAELGLYVEAALILAGAATGWGVAPRFGHPSAEHLAVTGMLAAAMGIRTVTSMRVDVPGVPTTLITRSLTALIGSSALGHDSAFGYGTGAWARRAGAVLAMFAGGLTGALLIGAGWTVGALLLPAAAAVLAVGLSHRALPLRHSA
- a CDS encoding Lrp/AsnC family transcriptional regulator, giving the protein MAVDELDTRILRLLIEQPRTSVREYARILGVARGTLQARLDRLERTGVITGTGPVLSPAALGHPVLAFVHIEVTQGHLDDVGDALAAVPEIIEAFSITGGGDLLTRVAARDNAHLEDVIQRLIQLPGVVRTRTEVALRERVPHRLLPLVESVGRAARTSRQHDRTGQDRQDGRSG
- a CDS encoding RNA polymerase sigma factor translates to MDDNGPERLDERVAAGFVAGADDCVETVYRRWRPLVHALARRALGDEREAEDVTQQVFLAAWHGRHGYRPGPGGLGAWLTGITRHKVADALRARTRRAEAAAAARACHDLAPYPGTAARPELEPERVVDRVLVLGELARLPSAQQRVMRLAFYGDLTQSQIADRTGLPLGTVKSHMRRALHGLRRSLEARPPPARR
- a CDS encoding cytochrome P450, whose amino-acid sequence is MTATTLPRGAGHGPRPWPLLGNLPAFARDPLAFFESLRDEYGDWVPWSLGPQRNVLVSRPEHVGELLGAVEGTFKPMELGWAFHQLLGEGVVVATGDDWRRKRALVQPAVRPRQVRSYAATMVECADALAGGWAEGERIDVHREMAGLTQRIAVRTLFGSDAAGREAPISAAMATAQRELGAEFRGLTLFLPPWVRTPGRRRMREAVAVLDREIAHVIGEHEAATAAGAERDDLLSRLLAARDEHGAPLSRKQLRDESITLYIGGHETTSTTLTWAWQLLSGAPEARARLTEELDRVLGGRLPTYDDYDRLPWTRQVVKEALRIYPPIWLISAVAVEGASIGGRPVPAGTAVWTSPWSMHRDERWFPGPEDFRPERWDADAPHPVPEHAWFPFGGGPRACLGARFALVEAALLLAVLGQRFHLDSGSGRAAVFPGLTLQPAGPVLATLRRPGRPGGGRGR
- a CDS encoding histidine phosphatase family protein — its product is MSDLLLVRHGETAWSADGRHTGRTDVPLTASGVEQAVSLAPFFLDRHPALVLTSPLRRAVATAELAGLTGAVTDPDLCEWDYGGYEGVTTAEIQRSTPGWSLWTHGVPPGDAAHPGESAAEVGARADRALARVAPVLRADGGNAVLVAHGHFLRVLTARYLGLDPADGRLFLLRTGTVSVLSTEHGLPVIAGWNIRP
- a CDS encoding SDR family oxidoreductase, which translates into the protein MSGLNCLVTGATGYIGGRLVPELLGAGHRVRCLARSPEKLRDHPWAGQAETVRGDATDPRSVAEALEGIDVAYYLVHALGGGSGFEERDRAAARIFAEQAHGAGVRRIVYLGGLTPTGIPVRELSPHLRSRAEVGEILLAGPVPATVLRAAVIIGSGSASFEMLRYLTERLPVMVTPSWVGTRCQPIAVRDVLRYLVGSAAMPPEVNRAFDIGGPDVVTYEEMMRRYAAVAELPHRLILRVPMLTPGLSSLWIGLVTPVPRALARPLAESLRHEVVCAEHDIARHVPDPPGTPIGVDRALSLALRRVREAEVTTRWSSASVPGAPSDPLPTDPDWAGGSLYTDRRQKAVEASPGALWRVVEGIGGENGWYSFPLAWSVRGWLDRLVGGVGIRRGRRDATRLRVGDSLDFWRVEEIEPGRLLRLRAEMRLPGLAWLEMYVDPCPESGRARYRQRALFHPHGLLGHMYWWSVSPFHAVVFGGMARNIARAAERPDTADGLPSHASPASPASGGAPVAEVPHDSRPPQPDEEREP
- a CDS encoding FAD-dependent oxidoreductase, with protein sequence MNNVTWNVDVAVIGAGQAGLSSAYHLTRAGIDHVVLDHAPRPGGAWQFRWPSLTYGRVHGMHALPGMELTGADPLRPSSQVIGEYFAAYEEHFGLRVRRPVDVSAVREGDAGRLRVETSAGDWSARALINATGTWDRPFWPRYPGQETFRGRQLHTANYPGPREFAGARVIVAGGGTSAVQHLLEISEVAAETTWVTRRPPVFRDGSFGEAEGRAAVALVDERVRRGLPPHSVVSVTGLPLNEAVRAGLASGVLDRRPMFDRITATGATWADGSHVDADVILWATGFRAAVDHLAPLRLREPGGGIRIDGTRAVRDERVHLVGYGPSASTIGANRAGGAAVREIRRLLDGERAGEPVAAPVG